In the genome of Manis javanica isolate MJ-LG chromosome 17, MJ_LKY, whole genome shotgun sequence, one region contains:
- the IZUMO1 gene encoding izumo sperm-egg fusion protein 1 isoform X3 yields the protein MCDPKALKALKSLENDYLPGHLEAKHHQNVMKRVQEALQNFKELPIGENSYMGVIDEPTLEKVSWSFLKDLKRITDSDVKGELFVKELFWMLHQEKDTFARHVAQFQKEAFCPNKCGMMLQSLIWCTNCEKQVHACQKSKDCGERRVEVRAMEDLILDCELNWHKASEGLTDYSFYRVWSNNSETLMSKGKEPTLTKPMVGQEDEGTYRCELGSVKGGLATVIHFHVTVLPPNTEEVPSVNTETEGCVAPGEMPANFPQSPTTVQDMISQPPKLEKMLRGRLVGLLIGGFVVLITVVVTMILCFRSGKAMDAIKYWLGTRSVAAQHPKVPEEKATQSEDK from the exons ATGTGTGACCCAAAGGCCTTGAAGGCACTGAAGTCCTTGGAGAACGATTACCTGCCAGGCCACCTGGAAGCCAAGCACCACCAAAACGTCATGAAAAGGGTACAGGAGGCCTTGCAGAATTTCAAGGAACTGCCGATTGGAGAGAATTCCTATATGGGAGTCATCG ATGAGCCCACCCTGGAAAAGGTATCTTGGAGTTTTCTGAAGGATCTGAAACGCATCACGGACAGCGATGTAAAGG GCGAGCTCTTCGTGAAGGAGCTGTTCTGGATGTTACACCAGGAAAAAGATACCTTTGCCAGACACGTCGCTCAATTCCAAAAAGAGG CTTTTTGTCCCAACAAATGTG GTATGATGTTGCAGTCTTTGATCTGGTGCACTAACTGCGAGAAGCAGGTTCACGCTTGCCAAAAGTCCAAGGATTGCGGGG AGCGCAGGGTCGAGGTCCGTGCAATGGAAGACCTGATCCTAGACTGTGAGCTCAATTGGCATAAAGCCTCTGAAGGCCTGACGGATTACAGCTTTTACAGG GTTTGGAGTAACAATTCTGAGACCTTGATGTCGAAGGGGAAAGAGCCCACCCTGACCAAGCCCATGGTGGGTCAAGAGGACGAAGGCACCTACCGCTGCGAGCTGGGCTCTGTGAAAGGCGGCCTAGCCACCGTCATCCATTTTCATGTCACAG TGTTGCCCCCAAATACCGAGGAGGTACCGTCTGTAAACACCGAAACCGAGGGTTGCGTGGCCCCGGGTGAGATGCCTGCGAATTTCCCCCAGTCGCCCACAACTGTCCAGGATATGATATCACAGCCTCCGAAGCTCGAGAAGATGCTGAGAGGACGCCTAGTAGGGCTGCTGATCGGGGGCTTTGTGGTGCTCATCACCGTAGTAGTCACCAT GATACTTTGCTTTCGGTCTGGGAAGGCAATGGATGCCATAAAGTACTGGCTCGGCACTCGCAGTGTAGCTGCTCAGCACCCCAAGGTTCCAGAGGAGAAGGCCACACAGTCAGAGGACAAATAA
- the IZUMO1 gene encoding izumo sperm-egg fusion protein 1 isoform X1 has product MRPRLPLLVAALAGCLLPAQGCIMCDPKALKALKSLENDYLPGHLEAKHHQNVMKRVQEALQNFKELPIGENSYMGVIDEPTLEKVSWSFLKDLKRITDSDVKGELFVKELFWMLHQEKDTFARHVAQFQKEAFCPNKCGMMLQSLIWCTNCEKQVHACQKSKDCGERRVEVRAMEDLILDCELNWHKASEGLTDYSFYRVWSNNSETLMSKGKEPTLTKPMVGQEDEGTYRCELGSVKGGLATVIHFHVTVLPPNTEEVPSVNTETEGCVAPGEMPANFPQSPTTVQDMISQPPKLEKMLRGRLVGLLIGGFVVLITVVVTMILCFRSGKAMDAIKYWLGTRSVAAQHPKVPEEKATQSEDK; this is encoded by the exons ATGCGGCCACGGCTTCCCCTCCTGGTGGCAGCGCTGGCAGGTtgcctgcttcctgcccagggCTGTATCATGTGTGACCCAAAGGCCTTGAAGGCACTGAAGTCCTTGGAGAACGATTACCTGCCAGGCCACCTGGAAGCCAAGCACCACCAAAACGTCATGAAAAGGGTACAGGAGGCCTTGCAGAATTTCAAGGAACTGCCGATTGGAGAGAATTCCTATATGGGAGTCATCG ATGAGCCCACCCTGGAAAAGGTATCTTGGAGTTTTCTGAAGGATCTGAAACGCATCACGGACAGCGATGTAAAGG GCGAGCTCTTCGTGAAGGAGCTGTTCTGGATGTTACACCAGGAAAAAGATACCTTTGCCAGACACGTCGCTCAATTCCAAAAAGAGG CTTTTTGTCCCAACAAATGTG GTATGATGTTGCAGTCTTTGATCTGGTGCACTAACTGCGAGAAGCAGGTTCACGCTTGCCAAAAGTCCAAGGATTGCGGGG AGCGCAGGGTCGAGGTCCGTGCAATGGAAGACCTGATCCTAGACTGTGAGCTCAATTGGCATAAAGCCTCTGAAGGCCTGACGGATTACAGCTTTTACAGG GTTTGGAGTAACAATTCTGAGACCTTGATGTCGAAGGGGAAAGAGCCCACCCTGACCAAGCCCATGGTGGGTCAAGAGGACGAAGGCACCTACCGCTGCGAGCTGGGCTCTGTGAAAGGCGGCCTAGCCACCGTCATCCATTTTCATGTCACAG TGTTGCCCCCAAATACCGAGGAGGTACCGTCTGTAAACACCGAAACCGAGGGTTGCGTGGCCCCGGGTGAGATGCCTGCGAATTTCCCCCAGTCGCCCACAACTGTCCAGGATATGATATCACAGCCTCCGAAGCTCGAGAAGATGCTGAGAGGACGCCTAGTAGGGCTGCTGATCGGGGGCTTTGTGGTGCTCATCACCGTAGTAGTCACCAT GATACTTTGCTTTCGGTCTGGGAAGGCAATGGATGCCATAAAGTACTGGCTCGGCACTCGCAGTGTAGCTGCTCAGCACCCCAAGGTTCCAGAGGAGAAGGCCACACAGTCAGAGGACAAATAA
- the RASIP1 gene encoding ras-interacting protein 1 isoform X1, whose product MLSGERKEGGSPRFGKLHLPVGLWINSPRKQLAKLGRRWPSAASVKSSSSDTGSRSSEPLPPPPPHVELRRVGAVKAAGGASGSRAKRISQLFRGSGTGTTGSGGAGGPGTPGSAQRWASEKKLPELAAGVAPEPPLAARATAPPGVLKIFGAGLASGANYKSVLATARSTARELVAEALERYGLAGSPCSGPGESSCVDAFALCDALGRPAAGGVASGEWRAEHLRVLGDSERPLLVQELWRARPGWARRFELRGREEARRLEQEAFGATDSDGTGAPSWRPQKNRSRAASGGAALASPGPGSGSGPPAGSGGKERSENLSLRRSVSELSLQGRRRRQQERRQQALSMAPGAADAQIGPADPGDFDQLTQCLIQAPSNRPYFLLLQGYQDAQDFVVYVMTREQHVFGRGGNSSARSGSPAPYVDTFLNAPDILPRHCTVRAGPEPPAMVRPSRGAPVTHNGCLLLREAELHPGDLLGLGEHFLFMYKDPRAGGSGQARPPWLPSRPGAEPPGPGWAFSCRLCGRGLQERGEALAAYLDGREPVLRFRPREEEALLGEIVRTAASGAGELPPLGPATLLALCVQHSARELELGHLPRLLGRLARLIKEAVWEKIKEIGDRQPENHPEGVPEVPLTPEAVSVELRPLMLWMANTTELLSFVQEKVLEMEKEADQEGLSSDPQLCNDLELCDEAMALLDEVIMCTFQQSVYYLTKTLYSTLPALLDSNPFTAGAELPGPGAELGAMPPGLRPTLGVFQAALELTGQCELHPDLVSQTFGYLFFFSNASLLNSLMERGQGRPFYQWSRAVQIRTNLDLVLDWLQGAGLGDIATEFFRKLSMAVNLLCVPRTSLLKASWSSLLTDHPTLTPAQLHHLLSHYQLGPGRGPPPAWDPPTAERDAVDTGDIFESFSSHPPLILPLGSSRLRLTGPVTDDSLHRELRRLRRLLWDLEQQELPANHRHGPPVATPP is encoded by the exons ATGCTATCTGGTGAACGGAAGGAGGGCGGAAGCCCCCGCTTTGGGAAGCTCCATCTCCCCGTGGGCCTGTGGATCAATTCCCCCAGGAAGCAGCTGGCCAAGCTGGGGCGGCGCTGGCCCAGCGCTGCCTCTGTCAA GTCTTCGTCTTCCGACACGGGGAGCCGCAGCAGCGAGCCgctgcccccgccgccgccgcacgTGGAGCTGCGGCGAGTGGGCGCGGTCAAGGCGGCCGGGGGAGCCTCGGGGAGCCGCGCCAAGCGCATCTCCCAGCTCTTTCGGGGCTCGGGGACCGGGACCACGGGGTCCGGAGGCGCGGGAGGCCCTGGGACTCCGGGGAGCGCGCAGCGCTGGGCCAGCGAGAAGAAGCTGCCGGAGCTGGCTGCGGGCGTGGCCCCCGAGCCCCCACTGGCAGCCCGCGCCACGGCGCCCCCGGGGGTCCTCAAGATCTTCGGCGCCGGGTTGGCGTCGGGCGCCAACTACAAGAGCGTGCTGGCCACTGCGCGCTCCACTGCGCGCGAGCTGGTGGCCGAGGCGCTGGAGCGCTATGGGCTGGCCGGCAGCCCCTGCAGCGGCCCGGGCGAGAGCAGCTGCGTGGACGCCTTCGCGCTGTGCGACGCGCTGGGCCGGCCCGCGGCGGGCGGGGTGGCGAGCGGCGAGTGGCGGGCGGAACACCTGCGCGTGCTGGGCGACTCGGAGCGCCCGCTGCTGGTGCAGGAGTTGTGGCGGGCGCGGCCCGGCTGGGCGCGGCGTTTCGAGCTGCGTGGCCGCGAGGAGGCGCGCCGCCTGGAGCAGGAGGCCTTCGGGGCGACGGACAGCGACG GCACGGGCGCCCCCTCGTGGCGGCCACAAAAGAACCGCTCCCGGGCCGCGTCTGGTGGGGCCGCGCTGGCCAGTCCTGGCCCGGGGTCAGGGTCAGGGCCCCCAGCTGGATCCGGGGGCAAAGAGCGCTCGGAAAACCTGTCCCTGAGGCGCAGCGTGTCGGAGCTTAGCCTTCAGGGTCGTCGTCGGCGGCAGCAGGAGCGCAGGCAGCAGGCACTTAGCATGGCTCCAGGGGCAGCCGACGCCCAAATCGGACCTGCAGACCCCGGTGACTTCGATCAGTTGACCCAGTGCCTCATCCAAGCCCCCAGCAACCGCCCCTACTTCTTGCTGCTCCAGGGCTACCAGGACGCCCAG GACTTCGTGGTGTACGTGATGACGCGGGAGCAGCACGTGTTCGGCCGCGGCGGGAACTCCTCTGCCCGCAGTGGATCCCCAGCCCCGTATGTGGACACCTTTCTCAACGCCCCGGACATCTTGCCCCGCCACTGCACAGTGCGCGCAGGCCCTGAGCCCCCGGCCATGGTGCGCCCATCCCGGGGAGCCCCGGTCACGCACAACGGGTGTCTCCTGCTGCGGGAGGCCGAGCTGCACCCGGGCGACCTGCTGGGGCTGGGCGAGCACTTCCTGTTCATGTACAAGGACCCCCGCGCTGGAGGCTCGGGGCAGGCACGGCCGCCGTGGCTGCCGTCGCGCCCTGGGGCCGAGCCGCCAGGTCCGGGCTGGGCCTTCTCTTGCCGCCTGTGCGGCCGTGGCCTGCAGGAGCGCGGCGAGGCGCTGGCTGCCTACCTGGACGGCCGCGAGCCCGTGCTGCGTTTCCGGCCCCGCGAGGAAGAGGCGCTGCTGGGCGAGATCGTGCGCACCGCAGCCTCCGGCGCCGGGGAGCTGCCTCCGCTGGGGCCTGCCACGCTGCTAGCGCTCTGCGTGCAGCATTCAGCCCGGGAGCTGGAGCTGGGCCACCTGCCGCGCCTGCTGGGCCGCCTAGCCCGTCTCATCAAGGAGGCTGTGTGG GAAAAGATTAAAGAAATTGGAGACCGTCAGCCAGAGAA CCATCCTGAGGGGGTCCCTGAGGTGCCCTTGACCCCTGAGGCTGTGTCTGTAGAGCTGCGGCCACTCATGCTGTGGATGGCCAACACCACCGAGCTGCTGAGTTTTGTGCAGGAGAAGGTGctggagatggagaaagaggCCGACCAGGAGG GCCTGTCCTCAGACCCACAGCTCTGCAATGACTTGGAATTATGTGACGAGGCCATGGCCCTCCTGGATGAGGTCATCATGTGTACCTTCCAGCAGTCTGTCTACTACCTCACTAAG ACTCTGTATTCAACACTGCCTGCTCTCCTGGATAGTAACCCCTTCACAGCTGGGGCAGAGCTGCCAGGGCCTGGTGCAGAGCTGGGGGCCATGCCTCCAGGGTTGAGACCTACCCTGGGCGTGTTCCAGGCAGCCCTGGAACTGACTGGCCAGTGCGAGCTGCACCCGGACCTCGTTTCTCAGACTTTTGGTTACTTATTCTTCTTCTCCAATGCATCCCTTCTCAACTCGCTGATGGAACGAG GTCAAGGCCGACCTTTCTATCAGTGGTCCCGAGCTGTCCAGATCCGAACCAACCTGGACCTTGTCTTGGACTGGCTGCAGGGTGCTGGGCTAGGTGACATTGCCACTGAGTTCTTCCGGAAACTCTCCATGGCTGTGAACCTGCTTTGTGTGCCCCGTACCTCCCTGCTCAAG GCTTCATGGAGCAGCCTACTAACTGACCACCCCACACTGACCCCTGCTCAGCTCCACCATCTGCTCAGCCACTACCAGCTGGGTCCTGGCCGTGGGCCACCACCTGCCTGGGACCCTCCCACTGCAGAGCGAGATGCTGTGGATACAG GGGACATTTTCGAGAGCttttcctcccatcctccccttATCCTGCCCTTGGGCAGCTCGCGCCTGCGCCTCACCGGTCCGGTGACAGACGACTCTCTCCACCGTGAACTGCGCAGGCTTCGCCGCCTCCTCTGGGATCTTGAACAGCAGGAACTTCCGGCCAATCACCGCCACGGGCCTCCCGTGGCCACGCCTCCTTGA
- the RASIP1 gene encoding ras-interacting protein 1 isoform X2 → MLSGERKEGGSPRFGKLHLPVGLWINSPRKQLAKLGRRWPSAASVKSSSSDTGSRSSEPLPPPPPHVELRRVGAVKAAGGASGSRAKRISQLFRGSGTGTTGSGGAGGPGTPGSAQRWASEKKLPELAAGVAPEPPLAARATAPPGVLKIFGAGLASGANYKSVLATARSTARELVAEALERYGLAGSPCSGPGESSCVDAFALCDALGRPAAGGVASGEWRAEHLRVLGDSERPLLVQELWRARPGWARRFELRGREEARRLEQEAFGATDSDGTGAPSWRPQKNRSRAASGGAALASPGPGSGSGPPAGSGGKERSENLSLRRSVSELSLQGRRRRQQERRQQALSMAPGAADAQIGPADPGDFDQLTQCLIQAPSNRPYFLLLQGYQDAQDFVVYVMTREQHVFGRGGNSSARSGSPAPYVDTFLNAPDILPRHCTVRAGPEPPAMVRPSRGAPVTHNGCLLLREAELHPGDLLGLGEHFLFMYKDPRAGGSGQARPPWLPSRPGAEPPGPGWAFSCRLCGRGLQERGEALAAYLDGREPVLRFRPREEEALLGEIVRTAASGAGELPPLGPATLLALCVQHSARELELGHLPRLLGRLARLIKEAVWEKIKEIGDRQPENHPEGVPEVPLTPEAVSVELRPLMLWMANTTELLSFVQEKVLEMEKEADQEDPQLCNDLELCDEAMALLDEVIMCTFQQSVYYLTKTLYSTLPALLDSNPFTAGAELPGPGAELGAMPPGLRPTLGVFQAALELTGQCELHPDLVSQTFGYLFFFSNASLLNSLMERGQGRPFYQWSRAVQIRTNLDLVLDWLQGAGLGDIATEFFRKLSMAVNLLCVPRTSLLKASWSSLLTDHPTLTPAQLHHLLSHYQLGPGRGPPPAWDPPTAERDAVDTGDIFESFSSHPPLILPLGSSRLRLTGPVTDDSLHRELRRLRRLLWDLEQQELPANHRHGPPVATPP, encoded by the exons ATGCTATCTGGTGAACGGAAGGAGGGCGGAAGCCCCCGCTTTGGGAAGCTCCATCTCCCCGTGGGCCTGTGGATCAATTCCCCCAGGAAGCAGCTGGCCAAGCTGGGGCGGCGCTGGCCCAGCGCTGCCTCTGTCAA GTCTTCGTCTTCCGACACGGGGAGCCGCAGCAGCGAGCCgctgcccccgccgccgccgcacgTGGAGCTGCGGCGAGTGGGCGCGGTCAAGGCGGCCGGGGGAGCCTCGGGGAGCCGCGCCAAGCGCATCTCCCAGCTCTTTCGGGGCTCGGGGACCGGGACCACGGGGTCCGGAGGCGCGGGAGGCCCTGGGACTCCGGGGAGCGCGCAGCGCTGGGCCAGCGAGAAGAAGCTGCCGGAGCTGGCTGCGGGCGTGGCCCCCGAGCCCCCACTGGCAGCCCGCGCCACGGCGCCCCCGGGGGTCCTCAAGATCTTCGGCGCCGGGTTGGCGTCGGGCGCCAACTACAAGAGCGTGCTGGCCACTGCGCGCTCCACTGCGCGCGAGCTGGTGGCCGAGGCGCTGGAGCGCTATGGGCTGGCCGGCAGCCCCTGCAGCGGCCCGGGCGAGAGCAGCTGCGTGGACGCCTTCGCGCTGTGCGACGCGCTGGGCCGGCCCGCGGCGGGCGGGGTGGCGAGCGGCGAGTGGCGGGCGGAACACCTGCGCGTGCTGGGCGACTCGGAGCGCCCGCTGCTGGTGCAGGAGTTGTGGCGGGCGCGGCCCGGCTGGGCGCGGCGTTTCGAGCTGCGTGGCCGCGAGGAGGCGCGCCGCCTGGAGCAGGAGGCCTTCGGGGCGACGGACAGCGACG GCACGGGCGCCCCCTCGTGGCGGCCACAAAAGAACCGCTCCCGGGCCGCGTCTGGTGGGGCCGCGCTGGCCAGTCCTGGCCCGGGGTCAGGGTCAGGGCCCCCAGCTGGATCCGGGGGCAAAGAGCGCTCGGAAAACCTGTCCCTGAGGCGCAGCGTGTCGGAGCTTAGCCTTCAGGGTCGTCGTCGGCGGCAGCAGGAGCGCAGGCAGCAGGCACTTAGCATGGCTCCAGGGGCAGCCGACGCCCAAATCGGACCTGCAGACCCCGGTGACTTCGATCAGTTGACCCAGTGCCTCATCCAAGCCCCCAGCAACCGCCCCTACTTCTTGCTGCTCCAGGGCTACCAGGACGCCCAG GACTTCGTGGTGTACGTGATGACGCGGGAGCAGCACGTGTTCGGCCGCGGCGGGAACTCCTCTGCCCGCAGTGGATCCCCAGCCCCGTATGTGGACACCTTTCTCAACGCCCCGGACATCTTGCCCCGCCACTGCACAGTGCGCGCAGGCCCTGAGCCCCCGGCCATGGTGCGCCCATCCCGGGGAGCCCCGGTCACGCACAACGGGTGTCTCCTGCTGCGGGAGGCCGAGCTGCACCCGGGCGACCTGCTGGGGCTGGGCGAGCACTTCCTGTTCATGTACAAGGACCCCCGCGCTGGAGGCTCGGGGCAGGCACGGCCGCCGTGGCTGCCGTCGCGCCCTGGGGCCGAGCCGCCAGGTCCGGGCTGGGCCTTCTCTTGCCGCCTGTGCGGCCGTGGCCTGCAGGAGCGCGGCGAGGCGCTGGCTGCCTACCTGGACGGCCGCGAGCCCGTGCTGCGTTTCCGGCCCCGCGAGGAAGAGGCGCTGCTGGGCGAGATCGTGCGCACCGCAGCCTCCGGCGCCGGGGAGCTGCCTCCGCTGGGGCCTGCCACGCTGCTAGCGCTCTGCGTGCAGCATTCAGCCCGGGAGCTGGAGCTGGGCCACCTGCCGCGCCTGCTGGGCCGCCTAGCCCGTCTCATCAAGGAGGCTGTGTGG GAAAAGATTAAAGAAATTGGAGACCGTCAGCCAGAGAA CCATCCTGAGGGGGTCCCTGAGGTGCCCTTGACCCCTGAGGCTGTGTCTGTAGAGCTGCGGCCACTCATGCTGTGGATGGCCAACACCACCGAGCTGCTGAGTTTTGTGCAGGAGAAGGTGctggagatggagaaagaggCCGACCAGGAGG ACCCACAGCTCTGCAATGACTTGGAATTATGTGACGAGGCCATGGCCCTCCTGGATGAGGTCATCATGTGTACCTTCCAGCAGTCTGTCTACTACCTCACTAAG ACTCTGTATTCAACACTGCCTGCTCTCCTGGATAGTAACCCCTTCACAGCTGGGGCAGAGCTGCCAGGGCCTGGTGCAGAGCTGGGGGCCATGCCTCCAGGGTTGAGACCTACCCTGGGCGTGTTCCAGGCAGCCCTGGAACTGACTGGCCAGTGCGAGCTGCACCCGGACCTCGTTTCTCAGACTTTTGGTTACTTATTCTTCTTCTCCAATGCATCCCTTCTCAACTCGCTGATGGAACGAG GTCAAGGCCGACCTTTCTATCAGTGGTCCCGAGCTGTCCAGATCCGAACCAACCTGGACCTTGTCTTGGACTGGCTGCAGGGTGCTGGGCTAGGTGACATTGCCACTGAGTTCTTCCGGAAACTCTCCATGGCTGTGAACCTGCTTTGTGTGCCCCGTACCTCCCTGCTCAAG GCTTCATGGAGCAGCCTACTAACTGACCACCCCACACTGACCCCTGCTCAGCTCCACCATCTGCTCAGCCACTACCAGCTGGGTCCTGGCCGTGGGCCACCACCTGCCTGGGACCCTCCCACTGCAGAGCGAGATGCTGTGGATACAG GGGACATTTTCGAGAGCttttcctcccatcctccccttATCCTGCCCTTGGGCAGCTCGCGCCTGCGCCTCACCGGTCCGGTGACAGACGACTCTCTCCACCGTGAACTGCGCAGGCTTCGCCGCCTCCTCTGGGATCTTGAACAGCAGGAACTTCCGGCCAATCACCGCCACGGGCCTCCCGTGGCCACGCCTCCTTGA
- the IZUMO1 gene encoding izumo sperm-egg fusion protein 1 isoform X4, producing MPGCAVRGKLPVPHSRDGDRGRETHSVSSCFFPGELFVKELFWMLHQEKDTFARHVAQFQKEAFCPNKCGMMLQSLIWCTNCEKQVHACQKSKDCGERRVEVRAMEDLILDCELNWHKASEGLTDYSFYRVWSNNSETLMSKGKEPTLTKPMVGQEDEGTYRCELGSVKGGLATVIHFHVTVLPPNTEEVPSVNTETEGCVAPGEMPANFPQSPTTVQDMISQPPKLEKMLRGRLVGLLIGGFVVLITVVVTMILCFRSGKAMDAIKYWLGTRSVAAQHPKVPEEKATQSEDK from the exons ATGCCAGGCTGTGCAGTCCGAGGCAAGCTTCCTGTACCTCACTCCCGGGATGGTGATCGGGGCAGGGAGACGCACTCTGTGTCATCCTGCTTCTTCCCAGGCGAGCTCTTCGTGAAGGAGCTGTTCTGGATGTTACACCAGGAAAAAGATACCTTTGCCAGACACGTCGCTCAATTCCAAAAAGAGG CTTTTTGTCCCAACAAATGTG GTATGATGTTGCAGTCTTTGATCTGGTGCACTAACTGCGAGAAGCAGGTTCACGCTTGCCAAAAGTCCAAGGATTGCGGGG AGCGCAGGGTCGAGGTCCGTGCAATGGAAGACCTGATCCTAGACTGTGAGCTCAATTGGCATAAAGCCTCTGAAGGCCTGACGGATTACAGCTTTTACAGG GTTTGGAGTAACAATTCTGAGACCTTGATGTCGAAGGGGAAAGAGCCCACCCTGACCAAGCCCATGGTGGGTCAAGAGGACGAAGGCACCTACCGCTGCGAGCTGGGCTCTGTGAAAGGCGGCCTAGCCACCGTCATCCATTTTCATGTCACAG TGTTGCCCCCAAATACCGAGGAGGTACCGTCTGTAAACACCGAAACCGAGGGTTGCGTGGCCCCGGGTGAGATGCCTGCGAATTTCCCCCAGTCGCCCACAACTGTCCAGGATATGATATCACAGCCTCCGAAGCTCGAGAAGATGCTGAGAGGACGCCTAGTAGGGCTGCTGATCGGGGGCTTTGTGGTGCTCATCACCGTAGTAGTCACCAT GATACTTTGCTTTCGGTCTGGGAAGGCAATGGATGCCATAAAGTACTGGCTCGGCACTCGCAGTGTAGCTGCTCAGCACCCCAAGGTTCCAGAGGAGAAGGCCACACAGTCAGAGGACAAATAA
- the IZUMO1 gene encoding izumo sperm-egg fusion protein 1 isoform X2, translating to MRPRLPLLVAALAGCLLPAQGCIMCDPKALKALKSLENDYLPGHLEAKHHQNVMKRVQEALQNFKELPIGENSYMGVIDEPTLEKVSWSFLKDLKRITDSDVKGELFVKELFWMLHQEKDTFARHVAQFQKEGMMLQSLIWCTNCEKQVHACQKSKDCGERRVEVRAMEDLILDCELNWHKASEGLTDYSFYRVWSNNSETLMSKGKEPTLTKPMVGQEDEGTYRCELGSVKGGLATVIHFHVTVLPPNTEEVPSVNTETEGCVAPGEMPANFPQSPTTVQDMISQPPKLEKMLRGRLVGLLIGGFVVLITVVVTMILCFRSGKAMDAIKYWLGTRSVAAQHPKVPEEKATQSEDK from the exons ATGCGGCCACGGCTTCCCCTCCTGGTGGCAGCGCTGGCAGGTtgcctgcttcctgcccagggCTGTATCATGTGTGACCCAAAGGCCTTGAAGGCACTGAAGTCCTTGGAGAACGATTACCTGCCAGGCCACCTGGAAGCCAAGCACCACCAAAACGTCATGAAAAGGGTACAGGAGGCCTTGCAGAATTTCAAGGAACTGCCGATTGGAGAGAATTCCTATATGGGAGTCATCG ATGAGCCCACCCTGGAAAAGGTATCTTGGAGTTTTCTGAAGGATCTGAAACGCATCACGGACAGCGATGTAAAGG GCGAGCTCTTCGTGAAGGAGCTGTTCTGGATGTTACACCAGGAAAAAGATACCTTTGCCAGACACGTCGCTCAATTCCAAAAAGAGG GTATGATGTTGCAGTCTTTGATCTGGTGCACTAACTGCGAGAAGCAGGTTCACGCTTGCCAAAAGTCCAAGGATTGCGGGG AGCGCAGGGTCGAGGTCCGTGCAATGGAAGACCTGATCCTAGACTGTGAGCTCAATTGGCATAAAGCCTCTGAAGGCCTGACGGATTACAGCTTTTACAGG GTTTGGAGTAACAATTCTGAGACCTTGATGTCGAAGGGGAAAGAGCCCACCCTGACCAAGCCCATGGTGGGTCAAGAGGACGAAGGCACCTACCGCTGCGAGCTGGGCTCTGTGAAAGGCGGCCTAGCCACCGTCATCCATTTTCATGTCACAG TGTTGCCCCCAAATACCGAGGAGGTACCGTCTGTAAACACCGAAACCGAGGGTTGCGTGGCCCCGGGTGAGATGCCTGCGAATTTCCCCCAGTCGCCCACAACTGTCCAGGATATGATATCACAGCCTCCGAAGCTCGAGAAGATGCTGAGAGGACGCCTAGTAGGGCTGCTGATCGGGGGCTTTGTGGTGCTCATCACCGTAGTAGTCACCAT GATACTTTGCTTTCGGTCTGGGAAGGCAATGGATGCCATAAAGTACTGGCTCGGCACTCGCAGTGTAGCTGCTCAGCACCCCAAGGTTCCAGAGGAGAAGGCCACACAGTCAGAGGACAAATAA